In Topomyia yanbarensis strain Yona2022 chromosome 2, ASM3024719v1, whole genome shotgun sequence, one DNA window encodes the following:
- the LOC131680788 gene encoding uncharacterized protein LOC131680788: protein MFDSLAAISALESGKSRHPFIQAIEAEYDPLTTICWVPGHCSIDGNEKADRLAAKGRHTSRRLTGLVPTANILGQLKSGINEAFVRHWRGSTGHLQRIKGSPDRWTDRTDRREQRVLSRLRVGHTKVSHAHAISRVPPPTCITCGTRTTVEHFLVNCPELADLRQHHKLPLSIREILANDPTREEMLLAFLKDAGLLDQL, encoded by the coding sequence ATGTTTGACTCTCTGGCGGCCATATCCGCCCTTGAGTCGGGGAAATCCCGCCACCCCTTCATCCAGGCCATCGAGGCCGAGTATGACCCACTCACCACAATTTGTTGGGTCCCCGGTCACTGCAGCATCGACGGTAATGAAAAGGCTGATCGCCTGGCGGCCAAGGGAAGACACACTAGCCGACGTCTCACTGGACTCGTCCCGACTGCAAATATTTTGGGACAGCTGAAGTCAGGGATTAACGAAGCCTTCGTACGCCACTGGCGTGGCAGCACCGGACACCTTCAGCGAATCAAAGGCTCACCCGACCGCTGGACAGACCGGACTGATAGGAGGGAACAACGAGTACTGTCGCGGCTCAGAGTAGGGCATACGAAGGTCTCTCATGCTCACGCCATatcgcgtgttcccccaccaacaTGCATTACATGTGGTACCCGAACCACTGTGGAACACTTTCTGGTGAACTGTCCAGAGTTAGCCGACCTACGGCAGCACCACAAACTACCGCTCTCCATTAGAGAGATTCTTGCAAACGACCCCACCCGAGAAGAAATGTTACTGGCCTTTCTGAAGGACGCGGGATTACTCGACCAGCTGTAA